A DNA window from Gasterosteus aculeatus chromosome 16, fGasAcu3.hap1.1, whole genome shotgun sequence contains the following coding sequences:
- the pou3f3a gene encoding POU domain, class 3, transcription factor 3-A, protein MLWGMATATSSPYLASSRILSGPALHSDRRGGGMQPGSTAVTTVSSGYRGEPAVKMVQGDFMQGAMVASNGGHMLSHAHQWVTSLPHAAAAAAAAAVAAGEVGSPWPPNSQPHDTKRGREDLHTGTALHHRSPHLGPHQAHPGSWGGTSAAHNSITEGQQQQQQQQQPLIYSQPGGFTVNGMLSSHVGQSLMHQGLVRGESPELDHGNHHHHHHHHNHHTHHHQHHGVNHESHSDEDTPTSDDLEHFAKQFKQRRIKLGFTQADVGLALGTLYGNVFSQTTICRFEALQLSFKNMCKLKPLLNKWLEEADSTTGSPTSIDKIATQGRKRKKRTSIEVSVKGALESHFLKCPKPSAQEINSLADNLQLEKEVVRVWFCNRRQKEKRMTPPGLPRTPEDAYSQVGSMGPDTPSPSIDCKRMYSDT, encoded by the coding sequence ATGCTTTGGGGGATGGCAACAGCAACATCAAGTCCATACCTTGCCAGCAGCAGGATTTTATCCGGGCCGGCCCTTCACTCCGATCGGAGGGGAGGCGGAATGCAGCCTGGCAGCACCGCTGTGACCACCGTGTCCAGCGGATACAGAGGGGAGCCTGCGGTAAAGATGGTGCAAGGTGACTTCATGCAGGGAGCCATGGTGGCGAGCAACGGGGGCCACATGCTAAGCCATGCCCACCAGTGGGTCACATCGTTGCCCCACGCCGCAGCTGCAGCCGCCGCGGCCGCAGTGGCGGCGGGCGAGGTGGGCTCTCCGTGGCCCCCCAACTCCCAGCCGCATGACAcgaagagaggaagggaggatcTCCATACGGGCACCGCTCTGCACCACAGGTCCCCACATCTGGGACCCCACCAGGCGCACCCGGGAAGTTGGGGAGGCACCTCCGCGGCGCACAACAGCATCACCgaggggcagcagcagcagcagcagcaacagcagccccTCATCTACTCACAGCCCGGCGGGTTTACGGTCAACGGGATGCTGAGCTCGCACGTGGGACAGAGCCTCATGCACCAGGGGCTTGTGCGCGGGGAGTCCCCGGAACTGGACCACGgaaaccaccaccatcaccatcaccaccataaCCACCACACTCACCATCACCAGCATCACGGGGTGAATCACGAATCGCACTCAGACGAGGATACTCCGACGTCTGACGACTTGGAGCATTTTGCCAAACAGTTCAAACAGCGGCGGATCAAGCTGGGTTTCACTCAGGCAGACGTGGGCTTAGCTTTGGGCACCCTGTACGGCAACGTGTTCTCCCAGACCAccatctgcaggtttgaagcgCTCCAGCTGAGCTTTAAGAACATGTGTAAGCTGAAGCCCTTGTTGAACAAATGGCTTGAGGAGGCCGACTCGACCACCGGGAGCCCGACCAGTATCGATAAGATCGCCACTCAgggcagaaagaggaaaaagcgCACGTCGATCGAGGTGAGCGTAAAAGGCGCGTTGGAGAGCCACTTCCTCAAGTGCCCCAAACCGTCCGCGCAGGAGATCAACTCTCTGGCGGACAATctgcagctggagaaggaggtggtCAGGGTCTGGTTCTGCAACCGCAGGCAGAAAGAAAAGCGCATGACGCCACCAGGACTGCCTCGGACCCCGGAGGACGCGTACTCACAGGTGGGCAGCATGGGTCCTGACACGCCGTCACCCTCCATAGACTGCAAGAGGATGTACAGCGACACGTGA
- the gpr45 gene encoding high-affinity lysophosphatidic acid receptor encodes MAFCNESLLEEACGFMGPEMVEEAADSVPSEAATPLIPVTLRVTLAAIMIFMITIGFIGNAIVCLIVYQKPAMRSAINLLLATLAFSDIMLSLLCMPFTAVTVATADWSFGSGFCRASIMLYWLFVLEGVSILLIISVDRFLIIVQRQDKLTPHRAKLLIAGSWVLSLCVSLPSVVGWRTGAAGMGAAWAPQCVLGYSDSLADRGYTVLLAVAVFFVPFAVMLYSYMCILNTVRRNTLRIHNHTSEHSCLPALNQVSKMRLTGLQRPPQIKVDMSFKTRAFTTILILFVGFSVCWLPHTVVSLLAVFSRRFYYSSVFYPVSIGALWLSYLKTVFNPVIYCWRIRKFREACQEFIPKSCRLCPRVPGRSRRRVRPSNIYVCSETQSAV; translated from the coding sequence ATGGCTTTTTGCAATGAAAGCCTGCTGGAGGAGGCGTGCGGCTTCATGGGGCCGGAGATGGTGGAAGAAGCAGCGGACAGCGTCCCTTCAGAGGCTGCTACTCCCCTCATACCGGTCACTCTGCGCGTGACCCTGGCCGCCATCATGATCTTCATGATCACGATCGGTTTCATCGGCAACGCAATCGTGTGTCTGATTGTTTACCAGAAACCTGCCATGCGTTCTGCTATCAATCTCCTCCTCGCCACGTTGGCCTTTTCGGACATTATGCTTTCCCTGCTCTGCATGCCCTTCACCGCGGTCACCGTGGCCACTGCCGACTGGAGCTTCGGAAGCGGCTTCTGCCGAGCCTCCATCATGCTGTACTGGCTGTTCGTCCTGGAGGGGGTGTCCATACTCCTCATAATCAGTGTGGACCGTTTCCTCATCATTGTGCAACGGCAGGACAAGTTGACCCCGCACAGGGCGAAGCTGTTGATCGCCGGTTCGTGGGTGCTGAgcctctgcgtgtctctgccgTCTGTAGTCGGGTGGAGGACAGGCGCAGCGGGCATGGGGGCCGCCTGGGCGCCGCAGTGCGTGCTGGGTTACAGCGACTCCCTGGCGGACCGCGGCTACACGGTGCTGTTGGCGGTTGCGGTGTTCTTCGTACCGTTTGCCGTCATGCTTTACTCTTACATGTGCATCCTCAACACCGTGCGCCGCAACACCCTGCGCATCCACAACCACACCAGTGAGCATTCCTGCCTGCCAGCACTCAACCAAGTCAGCAAAATGAGACTTACCGGCCTGCAGCGGCCCCCTCAGATCAAGGTGGACATGAGCTTCAAGACCCGAGCCTTCACCACCATTCTCATCCTCTTCGTCGGTTTCTCCGTGTGCTGGTTGCCGCACACAGTGGTCAGCTTGCTGGCGGTGTTCAGCCGGCGGTTCTACTACAGCTCGGTCTTCTACCCAGTCAGCATAGGAGCCCTGTGGCTCAGCTACCTGAAGACGGTCTTCAACCCCGTCATCTACTGCTGGAGGATCAGAAAGTTCAGGGAGGCCTGTCAGGAGTTCATTCCCAAGAGCTGCAGACTGTGTCCCAGAGTGCCGGGCAGGAGCCGCAGGAGGGTGAGGCCGAGCAACATCTACGTGTGCAGCGAGACTCAGTCAGCTGTGTGA
- the c16h2orf49 gene encoding ashwin, whose protein sequence is MATPTERDGKAVCSSAVDLLLHPELLSHDFLQLILREKHVSTGERETRDRLTELYLRHVIPLPQRTLPDSRWGKRMEAIRGQRAAAGHTSHSSRNDHNRKRPPIVFDGSSSHSGPLKVKKTEGTSLSTGTIDRLKPPPASNLFNPVCKLSGNTPSSSIHCTPDTANLQREANNSGSLTSPEVKKKIQHVTWP, encoded by the exons ATGGCGACCCCCACGGAGCGAGACGGGAAAGCCGTCTGTAGCTCGGCCGTGGATCTATTACTGCACCCCGAGCTGTTGTCCCACGACTTCCTGCAGCTGATCTTACGGGAG AAACACGTGAGCACCGGTGAGCGTGAAACTCGGGACCGGCTCACGGAGCTCTACCTGCGGCACGTCATCCCGCTGCCGCAGAGGACGTTGCCGGACAGCCGCTGGGGAAAGAGGATGGAGGCGATCCGAGGGCAGCGCGCCGCGGCCGGTCACACGTCCCACAG TTCCAGGAACGACCACAACAGGAAAAGGCCTCCGATTGTATTTGATGGCAGTTCCTCACACTCTGGCCCGctaaaagtaaagaaaacagaGGGAACCTCCTTGTCGACGGGAACCATTGACCGGTTAaaacctcctcctgcttcaaACCTGTTTAACCCCGTCTGCAAGCTGTCTGGAAACACGCCTTCCTCGTCCATTCATTGCACCCCTGACACGGCAAACCTCCAACGGGAAGCAAACAACTCG GGATCATTGACGTCTCcagaggtgaagaagaagatccAGCATGTGACATGGCCCTGA
- the fhl2a gene encoding four and a half LIM domains protein 2a produces MTERYDCHYCKESLFGKKYVLREENPYCVKCYESLYSNTCEECKKPIGCNTRDLSYKDRHWHEECFMCFQCKRSLVDKPFSTKDEKLLCTECYSNEYSSKCHECKKTIMPGSRKMEHKGNSWHETCFTCQRCQQPIGTKSFIPKDNSNFCVPCYEKQFAMQCVHCKKPITTGGVTYRDQPWHKDCFLCTSCKQQLSGQRFTSRDDFAYCLNCFCNLYAKKCASCTTPISGLGGSKYISFEERQWHNDCFNCKKCAVSLVGRGFLTERDDILCPECGKDI; encoded by the exons ATGACTGAGCGATACGACTGCCACTACTGCAAAGAGTCCCTTTTTGGGAAGAAGTATGTGCTGAGAGAGGAAAATCCCTATTGTGTGAAATGTTATGAGAGCCTGTACTCCAACACCTGTGAGGAGTGCAAGAAGCCTATTGGATGTAACACCAGG GATCTGTCTTACAAGGACCGTCACTGGCACGAGGAGTGCTTCATGTGCTTCCAGTGCAAGCGGTCGCTTGTGGACAAGCCCTTCTCTACCAAGGACGAAAAGCTCCTCTGCACCGAGTGCTACTCCAATGAGTATTCCTCCAAGTGCCACGAATGCAAGAAAACCATCATGCCAG GCTCCAGGAAGATGGAGCATAAGGGGAACAGCTGGCACGAGACATGTTTCACCTGCCAGAGATGTCAGCAGCCTATTGGCACCAAGAGCTTCATCCCGAAGGACAACAGCAACTTCTGTGTGCCCTGCTATGAGAAGCAGTTTGCCATGCAGTGTGTGCACTGCAAGAAG CCCATCACCACTGGTGGGGTGACCTACCGTGACCAGCCCTGGCACAAGGACTGCTTCCTGTGCACCAGCTGCAAGCAGCAGCTGTCTGGCCAGAGGTTTACCTCCAGAGACGACTTTGCCTACTGTCTCAACTGCTTCTGCAACCTTTATGCCAAGAAGTGTGCCTCCTGCACCACCCCCATTAGCG GCCTTGGAGGCAGCAAGTACATTTCCTTTGAGGAGCGCCAGTGGCACAATGACTGCTTCAACTGTAAGAAGTGCGCCGTGTCCCTGGTTGGCCGTGGCTTCCTCACCGAACGGGATGACATCCTCTGCCCGGAGTGCGGCAAGGACATCTAA